Proteins from one Gimesia maris genomic window:
- a CDS encoding DUF1501 domain-containing protein yields the protein MRCNYACGSHESLTRRSFIGGSAAGALSMLGFGGMTQVQAAKKLAAQQKQVVVFWLSGGVSQLETWDPKPGTETGGPFQAINTSAPGVQISELLPYTAQQMHHLALVRGINTKENNHGKGAYIMQTGRKEQPGFAYPYLGSSFSSHLSPADSPLPGYISVGAGGSSKEATFLGPRHAPLVLSGGKAPANLEMHSSMTAERDALRRSLRSKVSQRFEQKRKTAHTEVYNESFDQAAALMSRRDIFDFSHFSDKDVERYGKHDFGQHCLMARQLIEKGVTFVKVGHTNYDTHSENFNFHIEQLGEFDRPFAMFISDLYDRGLLEHTLIICMCEFGRTPRINSRIGRDHWGTAWSIAVGGTGIKGGAVSGKTNETGTKVIDREVNGGHLFHTYYQAVGLDSTEEFYPNGQPIAKADPKTEAIKEILA from the coding sequence ATGCGTTGTAACTATGCTTGTGGATCACATGAATCACTGACGCGTCGCTCTTTTATTGGTGGCTCTGCCGCTGGTGCATTAAGTATGCTGGGCTTCGGTGGAATGACCCAGGTGCAGGCAGCGAAAAAACTGGCTGCGCAACAGAAGCAGGTGGTGGTGTTCTGGCTGTCCGGTGGGGTGAGTCAGCTGGAGACCTGGGATCCCAAGCCGGGGACGGAAACAGGAGGCCCTTTCCAGGCGATTAACACGTCAGCACCTGGTGTGCAGATCAGCGAACTGCTGCCTTACACGGCGCAGCAGATGCACCATCTTGCGCTGGTGCGGGGGATTAACACCAAAGAAAACAATCATGGCAAAGGAGCCTACATTATGCAGACCGGGCGGAAAGAACAGCCCGGGTTTGCATACCCATACCTGGGTTCCTCGTTTTCCAGTCATCTGTCTCCCGCCGACAGCCCGCTGCCGGGGTATATTTCTGTGGGAGCCGGGGGGTCTTCTAAGGAAGCGACATTTCTGGGACCCCGCCATGCACCACTGGTTTTGTCGGGAGGTAAGGCGCCAGCGAATCTGGAGATGCATTCTTCCATGACGGCGGAGCGAGACGCGCTCAGGCGGAGTCTGAGAAGTAAAGTCAGTCAGCGATTTGAACAGAAACGCAAAACCGCGCATACCGAAGTCTATAATGAGTCGTTCGATCAGGCGGCGGCGTTGATGTCCCGGCGGGATATTTTTGACTTCAGTCATTTTTCTGATAAAGATGTGGAACGCTATGGCAAACACGATTTCGGTCAACACTGTCTGATGGCGCGTCAGTTGATTGAAAAAGGCGTGACGTTTGTCAAAGTGGGCCATACGAACTACGACACTCACTCCGAGAATTTCAATTTTCATATCGAGCAACTGGGGGAATTCGATCGGCCTTTTGCGATGTTCATCTCGGACCTCTATGATCGGGGGCTACTGGAACATACTCTGATTATCTGCATGTGCGAGTTTGGTCGTACACCCCGAATTAATTCGCGCATAGGCCGCGATCACTGGGGAACAGCCTGGTCCATCGCCGTGGGCGGAACCGGAATCAAAGGGGGCGCGGTTTCAGGTAAGACGAATGAGACCGGTACCAAAGTGATTGATCGTGAAGTCAATGGCGGGCATCTGTTCCACACCTATTACCAGGCGGTCGGACTGGATTCGACAGAAGAGTTTTATCCCAATGGTCAACCGATTGCCAAAGCCGATCCCAAGACTGAAGCAATCAAGGAGATTCTGGCGTGA
- a CDS encoding ABC transporter ATP-binding protein — protein sequence MNDRTANEGYVIELRNVSRQFGTQQVLRDVSFGVRRGETLVVIGESGCGKSVTMKMIMNLLQPSQGDVLWNDRSIADRSPRELHRDRLRIGYLFQGAALFDSLSVYENVAFGLKQNTRLKTEEIDQIVVERLREVGLSESISQKKPAQLSGGMKKRVGLARALAMTPEVMLYDEPTTGLDPVMTDVINELILQTRASRPVTSIVVTHDMSTVKKVADRIIMLYPLARLNATEDQIVFEGTAEEAFQSDLPRVHQFVHGEAGDRIRELAEAS from the coding sequence ATGAATGATCGAACCGCCAACGAGGGATATGTGATTGAACTGCGGAATGTGTCCCGCCAGTTCGGGACACAGCAGGTGTTGCGCGATGTTTCATTTGGAGTGCGTCGCGGCGAAACGCTGGTTGTGATCGGCGAGAGTGGATGTGGTAAGAGTGTGACCATGAAAATGATCATGAACCTGCTGCAACCTTCCCAGGGCGACGTTCTGTGGAATGATCGTTCGATTGCTGATCGCAGTCCGCGCGAACTGCATCGGGATCGATTGCGGATCGGTTACCTGTTCCAGGGAGCAGCGTTATTCGACAGTCTTTCCGTTTATGAGAATGTGGCCTTCGGATTGAAACAGAATACGCGATTAAAAACAGAAGAGATCGATCAGATCGTAGTCGAACGATTACGGGAAGTGGGACTGTCTGAAAGTATCAGTCAGAAAAAACCGGCTCAACTTTCCGGAGGGATGAAGAAACGGGTCGGCCTGGCCCGGGCACTGGCGATGACACCTGAAGTCATGCTGTATGATGAGCCCACCACGGGGCTCGACCCGGTCATGACTGATGTGATTAATGAGCTGATTCTGCAGACACGTGCCAGTCGTCCGGTAACCAGTATTGTCGTGACACATGACATGAGCACTGTCAAGAAGGTCGCTGATCGGATTATCATGCTGTATCCGCTGGCCCGATTGAATGCCACGGAAGATCAGATTGTGTTCGAGGGGACGGCAGAGGAAGCGTTTCAGTCTGACTTGCCCCGGGTGCATCAGTTTGTCCATGGCGAGGCCGGTGACCGGATTCGTGAACTGGCCGAAGCCAGCTGA
- a CDS encoding leucine-rich repeat domain protein: protein MRFFSVALISVISITQVANLSAEDKKPDPATEQAKAKIIAAGGSVLELAQNDDRLEIAFHLSDQKITDETLKTLAGLSKVDSLNLRGTEVTSAGLAQLQHLKALTHLHLEKTKVNDAGLKHLQQLPNLEYLNLYGTEITDAGLSQLSSLKKLKRLYVWQTKVTRPAGLALQEQITGLEVIGLPEEPKPVAAEKPELPKPVEKKPEAKKTAEKKPEPEKEKKPEPKPAKKKAEKKPAEKPAEKNEAPKQAEKKDK, encoded by the coding sequence ATGAGATTTTTTTCTGTCGCGCTGATTTCCGTTATCTCGATCACTCAGGTTGCTAACCTGTCAGCCGAGGATAAAAAACCAGATCCCGCTACCGAGCAGGCCAAAGCCAAAATCATCGCCGCCGGAGGGTCCGTTCTGGAACTGGCGCAAAATGATGACCGACTCGAAATTGCCTTCCACCTGTCAGACCAGAAAATCACCGATGAAACCCTCAAAACCCTCGCAGGGCTCTCGAAAGTCGATTCACTCAATCTGCGTGGCACAGAAGTGACTTCCGCCGGACTGGCACAATTGCAGCATCTGAAAGCTTTAACTCACCTGCACCTGGAAAAAACCAAGGTGAATGATGCCGGTCTCAAGCATCTGCAGCAACTTCCCAATCTGGAATATCTGAATCTGTATGGCACCGAAATCACAGACGCCGGTCTTTCCCAGTTGAGTTCACTGAAAAAGCTCAAACGCCTTTATGTCTGGCAGACCAAAGTCACTCGCCCCGCGGGACTGGCGCTGCAGGAACAGATCACCGGCCTGGAAGTCATCGGCTTACCCGAAGAACCCAAACCGGTTGCAGCGGAAAAGCCAGAACTTCCCAAACCAGTAGAAAAGAAACCGGAAGCGAAAAAGACTGCTGAGAAAAAGCCGGAACCTGAAAAAGAAAAGAAACCGGAGCCCAAACCGGCTAAAAAGAAAGCCGAGAAGAAACCCGCTGAGAAACCAGCAGAAAAAAACGAAGCTCCCAAGCAAGCCGAGAAAAAAGACAAATAA
- a CDS encoding DUF1549 domain-containing protein, giving the protein MFRANMRVYVLLLIVFYLPVRSFSVMAADLSQSADEALVAQKPNLSAGPALHVLIDKFVQNRHADYARLASPLSDDAEFLRRIFLDLTGRIPTIEQTRGFLNDQRPDKRAVLVDQLLNSPEYARFVSQRLDVMLMQRMNKKYFNVSTWEEYLRTSVAENKPLDQLVREILSADGSDKAHQAKARFYLARSGEVNELTRDISRIFLGADLTCAQCHDHPEVADWKQDHYYGISAFLIRSFVFTDKKKKQTVFAEKAEGEVKFESVFEVRDKTSKGPETTLPAVFDSKKISEPTFKKGEEYKVKPAKDVRPIPKYSRRAQLGNAITRENRRFARTMANRLWAMLLGRGIVHPLDADHSDNPPSHPELLDVLTDQLMAHQYDLKWYLREIVLSKTYQRSSANELFEDKTANDLSDAQFTHALMKPLNPEQYAWAVMEATGLAEVHRNSLKTKLSEATLRKNLLGYERQFVSLFGGVPGEPVKEFEATADQILYLSNDQRIQVILPARPGNLADRLMKIPADQTAKLAEELYLSVLTRSPLPSEKQEVTTLLAGKKGSDRAVVVTDLIWALLMSSEFRFNH; this is encoded by the coding sequence ATGTTTCGCGCGAACATGCGAGTTTACGTTTTGCTGCTGATTGTGTTCTACCTCCCGGTGAGATCATTTTCCGTCATGGCCGCAGATCTGTCACAGTCTGCTGATGAGGCACTGGTAGCTCAAAAGCCGAACCTATCCGCTGGTCCTGCTCTGCATGTGTTAATCGACAAGTTTGTGCAGAACCGTCATGCCGATTATGCCAGGCTGGCGTCTCCACTGAGTGACGATGCAGAATTTCTGAGGCGGATCTTCCTTGATCTCACGGGGCGGATTCCGACGATCGAACAGACGCGAGGTTTTCTGAATGATCAACGGCCCGACAAACGTGCGGTTCTGGTCGATCAGCTGTTAAACTCTCCCGAGTACGCCCGCTTTGTGTCGCAGCGTCTGGATGTGATGCTGATGCAGCGGATGAATAAGAAATATTTCAATGTCAGCACGTGGGAAGAATACCTGCGAACCTCCGTCGCTGAGAACAAACCGCTGGATCAACTGGTACGTGAAATTCTTTCAGCGGATGGCTCTGATAAAGCGCACCAGGCAAAAGCCCGATTTTATCTGGCCCGCAGTGGCGAAGTGAACGAACTGACGCGTGATATCAGTCGAATTTTTCTGGGGGCCGACCTGACGTGTGCCCAGTGCCACGATCACCCGGAAGTTGCGGACTGGAAACAGGATCATTACTACGGGATCTCGGCGTTTCTGATTCGCAGCTTTGTGTTTACGGACAAAAAGAAGAAGCAGACAGTCTTTGCGGAGAAAGCCGAAGGCGAAGTCAAATTTGAATCGGTATTTGAAGTTCGTGACAAAACCTCCAAAGGTCCCGAGACAACACTGCCCGCTGTGTTTGACAGCAAAAAGATTTCTGAACCCACATTTAAAAAGGGGGAAGAGTATAAAGTCAAACCGGCCAAGGATGTTCGACCGATTCCCAAATACAGCCGTCGTGCTCAACTGGGCAATGCGATTACCAGAGAGAATCGCCGCTTTGCGCGAACAATGGCGAATCGATTATGGGCGATGCTGCTGGGACGGGGAATCGTCCATCCTCTTGATGCAGACCATTCGGATAATCCTCCCTCACATCCGGAGTTGCTGGATGTCCTGACAGATCAACTGATGGCACATCAGTATGACCTGAAATGGTATCTGCGCGAAATCGTTCTGAGCAAAACGTATCAGCGCTCGAGTGCCAACGAATTGTTTGAGGATAAAACGGCGAATGACTTGTCCGATGCCCAATTCACTCACGCGTTGATGAAGCCTTTGAATCCGGAGCAGTATGCCTGGGCGGTCATGGAAGCGACCGGACTGGCAGAAGTACATCGAAACAGTCTGAAAACGAAGTTGAGTGAAGCAACACTTCGGAAAAATCTGCTGGGCTATGAAAGACAGTTTGTATCCCTGTTTGGTGGTGTGCCGGGTGAGCCCGTTAAAGAATTCGAAGCGACTGCAGATCAGATTTTATACCTGTCCAATGATCAGCGGATTCAGGTGATTCTGCCGGCGCGGCCGGGAAATCTGGCTGATCGACTCATGAAAATTCCAGCGGATCAAACCGCAAAATTGGCAGAAGAACTGTACCTCAGCGTCCTGACAAGATCACCCCTTCCCTCTGAAAAGCAAGAAGTGACTACGCTACTGGCAGGGAAAAAAGGGTCAGATCGGGCAGTGGTCGTCACTGATCTGATTTGGGCGTTGTTAATGTCATCGGAGTTTCGCTTTAATCACTGA
- a CDS encoding MlaE family ABC transporter permease, with translation MSSASPSVPRDTLIHGLGRGVINTVCLLGDLFLFGWEMLGWIITRLPPRSNLWSCMYHIGIQSIPVILITGGFIGMVLAVQSYDQFKLMHLENQIGAVIAISLVEELGPVLAAIMLAGRVGTSMSAELGTMRVTEQIDALRALGADPIHYLVVPRFLACCLLIPLLTIVADAVGILGGWFFSTQILGVDSFYYWHYSEQFVYAYDVMGGIFKSFFFGAAISLISCHRGFHCGAGAEGVGKAATEAFVYSFIVIMILDFLLGVTIVNFYHFMQSVYPGVLR, from the coding sequence ATGTCATCTGCTTCTCCTTCAGTCCCTCGAGATACCCTGATTCATGGTCTGGGACGTGGAGTTATTAATACGGTCTGCCTGCTGGGGGATCTGTTTCTGTTTGGCTGGGAAATGCTGGGATGGATTATTACCCGGCTACCTCCCCGGAGCAATCTCTGGTCGTGCATGTACCATATCGGGATTCAGAGTATTCCCGTGATCCTGATCACAGGTGGATTCATCGGCATGGTGCTGGCAGTCCAGTCGTATGATCAATTTAAGTTAATGCATCTGGAAAATCAGATTGGTGCCGTGATCGCCATTTCGCTGGTGGAAGAACTGGGACCGGTATTGGCGGCGATCATGCTGGCCGGTCGTGTGGGAACTTCGATGTCGGCGGAACTGGGAACGATGCGTGTGACCGAACAGATCGATGCATTGCGTGCGCTGGGAGCAGACCCGATTCATTATCTGGTGGTTCCCCGATTTCTTGCCTGCTGTTTACTGATTCCACTGCTGACAATTGTGGCCGACGCGGTCGGGATTCTGGGAGGCTGGTTTTTCAGCACGCAGATCTTAGGCGTGGATTCCTTTTATTACTGGCATTATTCCGAACAGTTTGTGTATGCCTACGATGTGATGGGGGGCATCTTCAAGAGTTTCTTCTTTGGTGCCGCGATTTCACTGATTTCCTGTCACCGGGGCTTTCACTGTGGTGCAGGTGCCGAGGGAGTGGGTAAGGCGGCGACAGAAGCGTTTGTGTATTCCTTTATTGTAATCATGATTCTGGACTTTCTGCTGGGGGTCACGATTGTGAACTTCTATCACTTCATGCAGTCCGTTTATCCAGGGGTCCTCAGATAA
- a CDS encoding glycosyltransferase: MYLLAIPCLLMLVYFGIMYLYWGRGCLRLYEQNRSGADLTEYQPPAIVLLPLRGNDPFLIHCLEGLLNQEYPEYSVKIIVDHVEDPVFQFVNQYLEQHSHPHCQVSVLESRSENCGLKNQSLLQGLSDLSEDVEVVAWLDADVVPHRTWLRDLVQPLQNEQVGVASGIRWYAPREANVGTLVRYIWNSAAVIQMLAMEIVWGGSVAVSGRVFRNPRLAEAWSKMMWEDTYLNTLAGQLDQKVVFVPAVTMVNEESTSLKSCFQFMTRQLMNARFYHSRWLFICGLGLFSAVAELTLIAQLGLFLNQGNLPWVGMILGVIAFTSGSVGYVVYRLDLQIRRLIAKRGVNVERLPLTAVFVLIPTLLVYCAALLAARRTERIRWRGVIYNAAAPFQIQIVHYEPYQPAKKSVEQTEQTNSSII; encoded by the coding sequence ATGTACTTACTGGCAATACCGTGCCTCCTGATGCTCGTGTACTTTGGGATCATGTACCTGTACTGGGGACGGGGCTGCCTTCGGCTTTATGAGCAGAACCGTTCCGGTGCCGATTTGACTGAATATCAACCTCCGGCCATCGTACTCCTGCCGTTGAGGGGCAATGATCCATTCCTGATACACTGCCTGGAGGGGTTGCTCAATCAGGAGTATCCAGAATATTCAGTGAAGATCATTGTGGACCACGTAGAGGATCCTGTCTTTCAGTTTGTCAATCAGTATCTGGAGCAACACAGTCATCCCCATTGTCAGGTCAGCGTGCTGGAATCACGAAGCGAGAACTGCGGGTTGAAAAATCAGTCATTGCTCCAGGGGTTATCAGATCTGTCTGAAGACGTCGAAGTGGTTGCCTGGCTGGATGCAGATGTAGTACCTCACCGGACATGGCTTCGAGATCTGGTACAGCCTCTGCAGAATGAGCAGGTCGGCGTCGCTTCCGGCATCAGGTGGTATGCGCCGCGAGAAGCGAATGTGGGAACCCTGGTGCGGTATATCTGGAATTCTGCAGCTGTGATTCAAATGCTGGCGATGGAAATTGTCTGGGGTGGTTCTGTTGCGGTCAGCGGTCGTGTTTTTCGAAATCCCCGGTTGGCAGAAGCCTGGTCGAAGATGATGTGGGAAGATACCTATTTGAACACACTGGCTGGCCAGCTTGATCAGAAAGTTGTGTTTGTCCCCGCTGTCACCATGGTCAATGAGGAATCTACGTCTTTGAAATCCTGTTTTCAATTCATGACCAGGCAATTGATGAATGCCCGATTTTATCATTCTCGCTGGTTGTTTATTTGTGGACTCGGCCTGTTTTCTGCGGTTGCTGAATTGACCCTGATTGCACAACTGGGATTGTTTTTGAATCAGGGGAATCTGCCCTGGGTGGGGATGATTCTTGGCGTCATTGCGTTTACCAGCGGATCGGTAGGATATGTGGTATACCGTCTGGACCTGCAGATCAGACGTTTGATCGCAAAACGGGGAGTAAATGTGGAACGCCTGCCACTCACCGCTGTGTTTGTTCTGATACCGACTCTGCTTGTCTATTGCGCGGCGTTGTTAGCAGCCAGGAGAACAGAACGTATTCGCTGGCGAGGTGTTATTTATAATGCGGCGGCTCCCTTTCAGATACAGATCGTGCATTATGAGCCTTATCAGCCTGCAAAAAAATCAGTAGAGCAAACCGAACAGACAAATTCGTCGATCATCTGA
- a CDS encoding SRPBCC family protein, whose protein sequence is MEITHHQEIIAPIDLVFSYLNDDEKMKLWMEGLESVEYPRGKKPESKAGTKFIHSIKEGLNTQTYKGIITEYEPPSLLAVKLSHPAHRIKVTYELTSLGRKTELDYHCELEYTSFYYRFMGVLFSWFTKRILKSQLAKLKQLAEQESVRRVPPAN, encoded by the coding sequence TTGGAAATTACACACCATCAGGAAATCATCGCACCGATTGATCTTGTTTTCAGTTACCTGAATGACGATGAAAAAATGAAGCTCTGGATGGAAGGGCTGGAATCGGTTGAATATCCCAGGGGGAAAAAACCAGAAAGTAAAGCAGGGACAAAGTTCATCCATTCCATTAAAGAAGGCCTGAATACCCAAACATACAAAGGGATCATTACCGAATACGAACCACCGTCGCTGCTCGCTGTGAAACTGTCCCATCCCGCACATCGAATCAAAGTCACATATGAATTAACTTCACTCGGCAGAAAAACGGAACTGGACTATCACTGCGAGCTGGAATACACATCCTTTTATTATCGCTTCATGGGAGTGTTATTCAGCTGGTTTACAAAGCGAATTCTGAAATCACAGCTCGCAAAACTCAAACAGCTCGCAGAACAGGAATCGGTGCGGCGTGTCCCTCCTGCAAATTAA
- a CDS encoding class I SAM-dependent methyltransferase: MELQSDLPWPLNQNSDLIDLIASISGEHKRIVTSKLLQEEKCLGWNVRTDLQDRQLPPHHWSEDLAEFYASTNAFLYETSVWNRRPLKQEIRNWICDYLKASFPEPLKILAYGDGLGFDSLQWSQTRHDVTYFEVSPDCIAYAQQVFKKNNAEINMLQSISGLEPDSFDVIICLDVLEHVPEPSFILADFTKWLKVDGLLITHSPFFLVHPWYSTHLKSNQKFSGCTKLYTSLGLQPVRSRLFWDPIVLKNTRQAFIRSKIPWSTRLGGVLLAQGRGYNGKIHSLIARLKSQGHSHWVNDLKQLLEQEQAGTLELPPA, encoded by the coding sequence ATGGAACTACAGTCCGATCTACCGTGGCCACTGAATCAGAACTCGGATTTAATCGATCTGATCGCCAGTATCTCCGGGGAGCATAAACGGATTGTTACATCAAAACTCCTTCAGGAAGAAAAATGCCTCGGCTGGAATGTCAGAACGGATTTGCAGGACAGGCAGTTGCCACCCCATCACTGGAGCGAAGACCTGGCTGAATTTTATGCATCGACGAATGCATTTCTCTATGAAACTTCTGTCTGGAATCGCAGGCCGCTCAAACAGGAAATCCGCAACTGGATCTGTGACTATCTGAAAGCCAGTTTCCCGGAGCCACTGAAAATCCTCGCCTATGGGGACGGACTGGGCTTTGACAGCCTGCAGTGGTCGCAAACCAGACATGATGTCACCTACTTCGAAGTCTCCCCAGACTGTATTGCTTATGCACAGCAGGTCTTCAAGAAAAACAATGCCGAAATCAACATGCTCCAGTCCATTTCAGGTCTGGAGCCCGATTCGTTTGATGTGATCATCTGCCTGGATGTTCTCGAACATGTCCCGGAGCCGAGTTTCATCCTCGCCGATTTCACGAAGTGGCTGAAAGTTGACGGACTGTTAATTACTCACTCCCCTTTTTTTCTGGTACATCCCTGGTACTCAACACATCTGAAATCCAATCAGAAATTCAGCGGCTGTACGAAGCTTTATACAAGCCTCGGACTGCAGCCTGTTCGCAGTCGCCTGTTCTGGGATCCGATTGTATTGAAAAATACCAGGCAAGCTTTCATCAGATCAAAAATCCCCTGGAGCACCAGACTGGGAGGAGTGCTCCTTGCGCAGGGACGTGGCTACAATGGAAAAATCCACTCATTGATTGCGCGACTCAAATCTCAGGGACATTCACACTGGGTCAATGATTTGAAACAACTGCTGGAACAGGAACAGGCAGGAACGCTGGAACTGCCTCCTGCCTGA
- a CDS encoding WD40 repeat domain-containing protein: MSGLPARRFQFLCLQTVAMLCCGTVPATADESVDKTSAAESPLQAVKPILIHGPTQLPAALKFAEQDAAKASKLTDAQAKAVNQITAELKQADSEISKLQAEIQNAKQQIKTETDALKQLQQQLKAISEKKSDDKKTEVQANESAEAAKLKAETLSQELKQLQKQLKMLEQSLPEKQKQQADLKKQSGAAEKILTDQQKKESQFQEFAELFRKQTPAADPTRFREVAAFSHSRPLYSCKIDANGNYLLAGAQGSAFNRWDLVSAENTELLGHQSWVRRFDVGRSDPLLITGAYEGKIAWWDLESDQPKPQHLVAAHKGYVRGVAISPDGTLVATGGNDCLVKLWSVRTAKLVRTLEGHEHQVYNVKFHPSGRWLISGDLRGNLKQWDVKTGALVRDFDGSAIYKYDKTFHGHIGGVRGMDISRDGKYFAISGIGEVSNAFAGIGVPTVILFDWATGKRLAIMSPDDNFKGTCWGVRFHPENDFITAVGGNSSGMIWFWKLGEEKPFASEKIKSVPYDLDFHPDGLRMCVACFDKTARLYHLGPETPTELAARTKDKAKKKK, encoded by the coding sequence GTGAGTGGATTACCAGCGCGGCGGTTTCAATTCTTGTGTCTGCAGACAGTGGCGATGCTGTGCTGTGGAACGGTTCCAGCGACGGCGGATGAATCAGTTGATAAAACATCTGCTGCCGAATCTCCGCTCCAGGCAGTTAAGCCAATCCTCATTCATGGGCCAACGCAGTTACCAGCTGCTTTAAAATTTGCGGAACAGGATGCTGCCAAAGCGTCAAAACTTACTGACGCTCAAGCGAAAGCCGTCAACCAGATCACTGCAGAACTGAAGCAGGCCGACTCTGAAATCAGTAAGCTTCAGGCCGAGATTCAAAATGCAAAACAGCAGATCAAAACCGAAACGGATGCTTTAAAACAGCTGCAACAGCAACTGAAAGCGATTTCGGAGAAGAAATCAGACGACAAAAAGACGGAAGTTCAAGCAAATGAATCAGCTGAAGCCGCGAAACTCAAGGCTGAAACACTTTCACAGGAACTGAAACAACTGCAAAAGCAGTTGAAAATGCTGGAACAGTCGCTGCCTGAGAAGCAGAAGCAGCAGGCAGATTTGAAAAAGCAGTCAGGAGCAGCTGAAAAAATACTGACGGATCAACAGAAGAAAGAGAGTCAGTTTCAGGAATTCGCTGAGCTGTTTCGCAAGCAGACGCCTGCAGCAGATCCCACGCGATTTCGTGAAGTGGCTGCGTTTTCCCATTCGCGTCCGTTGTATTCCTGTAAGATCGACGCGAATGGAAATTACCTGCTGGCAGGCGCCCAGGGTTCCGCTTTTAACCGTTGGGATCTGGTGAGTGCGGAGAATACGGAGTTGCTGGGACATCAGAGCTGGGTCCGCCGATTTGATGTAGGGCGTTCTGATCCGTTGTTGATCACGGGCGCGTATGAAGGGAAGATCGCCTGGTGGGATCTGGAGTCGGATCAACCCAAACCACAACATTTAGTTGCGGCCCATAAAGGTTATGTGCGCGGAGTGGCCATCAGCCCTGACGGAACTCTGGTAGCGACAGGAGGAAATGACTGCCTGGTGAAACTCTGGTCGGTCAGGACGGCGAAGCTGGTCCGGACCCTGGAAGGTCACGAACATCAGGTATATAACGTGAAATTTCACCCGAGTGGCCGCTGGCTGATTTCAGGAGATTTGCGTGGGAATCTGAAACAGTGGGATGTCAAAACCGGGGCACTGGTGCGTGATTTCGACGGAAGTGCAATTTATAAATACGATAAGACTTTTCATGGGCATATTGGCGGCGTCCGAGGTATGGATATCAGCCGGGATGGCAAATATTTCGCTATCAGCGGGATCGGTGAAGTTTCGAATGCCTTCGCCGGAATCGGGGTGCCAACCGTGATTCTGTTTGACTGGGCGACCGGCAAACGACTGGCGATCATGTCACCCGATGATAACTTTAAAGGAACCTGCTGGGGCGTCCGCTTTCATCCCGAAAACGATTTTATCACCGCGGTTGGCGGAAATTCATCTGGGATGATCTGGTTCTGGAAACTGGGGGAAGAAAAACCATTCGCGTCGGAAAAAATCAAAAGTGTGCCCTATGATCTGGATTTCCATCCGGATGGTCTGCGGATGTGTGTGGCCTGTTTTGACAAGACAGCACGCCTCTATCATCTGGGCCCTGAAACGCCGACTGAGCTGGCAGCCAGAACGAAAGACAAGGCAAAGAAAAAAAAGTGA